ATTAAAGTAGGCGGCAAAATAGGCACTATTGGCCTAGAATTTGATTTTAGGCCTGAATTAAAAAAGTTAAAAACCGCTTTATTAACCTGGATTTCAATAAATGAAGATGAATTAGAGATGGATGGCACCTATATTCATAATAAGGCAAAAGACTCTATTCATAATATTCCTAGGGCTACTGAAAAAGAGTTACACAATTTAATTATTGAATCTAAAATATATATCAGTAAAGAAGGTTATAATCAAAAGAAGATTGGCCTTGAGAAGATATGGGATGCTTTTGAACGACTAAAAACTATTAAGGGCATTGATAAAAAAGTTTCTATTAATACCATTATTGCTCATATTACAAATGGTGATAAAGAAATTTCTCAAATGCTCGATAACGAATTTAGAGAGTTAACAAAAATTGGCAATTCCTATTCAATAAGACACTCAGAAATCACTCAGAAAAAATTACCTAACAGTCAATTCATAGAATACTTATATTTTAGAATGTTATCTTTAATATCATGTATACTAAATTTAATATAAGTTAACTTTACTCTATACCAAATATTTCTATAAAATGTGGCTCTGGGCATGAGAAAATAACGATATAAAATGCTAAGCAGTTTTAAGCTGCTTGGCATTTTTACTGGCTGTATAATAAATCCGGGGCATGGGAAAAATCATGCTCCGGATCTATTATACAGCCTTATTTTATAAGTTCTTACCTTTTAACTAATTTATTTTTAGTTACTTTTTTACTTTTTATAGTAGTTAGCTTTGGGATATATGGCGGATATAATTTACGCCCAAGGGATATTTGAAAAATAACTAAAATTCCACTAACTATAAAGTAAATCCCTATTGCTGCTATACTCGTATAGGTAATAAAAGTTAACATTATCGGTGTTATCCACACCATATTTTTTGACATATTCTGCATACGCTCTGCTTCGGGATTAGTTTGCGCCATAGGATTGGCTTGCATCATACTTTGAGAAATTTTTCCAACTACCATATAAACAATAAAAACAAGTATTAAAATAATATAGGATTTTTCTCCAAGAGAAATAGATAAAAAACTTGAATTTAAGATATCTTTTGAATATATTGGATTTTGTAAAGTAAAATATAATCCTGTAACAAATGGTGCTTGAATTAAAATAGGTATTAAATTCCCGAAAATTGCTGGAGAACAATCATACTTCTTATAGATTTTGAAAATCTCTCTCTGTAGTTCTGCTTGTTCCATTCTTATTTTCATTCGCTCATCATTACTAAACACCCTTTTTTCACTTTCTCTAAGCTGTTTTATCTTTTCTTGAACAATATCCAACTCGGGTTTTGCACGCTCCATATTCATAGATGATATACGTTGCTTCTTATAATTTTTAAGCATAAAAGGTAAGATAATCCCCTTTACAATAAGAGTAATAATAATAATTGAAATTCCCCAAACTCCAATATAATTATTTATATACGCTAAAAATACATCCATATTTTTAGTGAAAGTATTATAAAAAAAACCATCACTGTCCTGAGCAGAACATCCAAATAGCATTGTGGTTAAAGTTAATATATATGCATATAAAAGATACTTCTTCATAATTTTAATCTCCGTATATTTGTGTGTCCCATATATAATATCATATTTTTAATAAAAAAACAAAAAAACATAAAGAATTTAAGATAACTTATTGGCTTAAAAAAGTAAAGGGTAAGAGTATTTTTTCGTAACCTTAAAAATCTTCCTTGCTAATCCTTTACTTTTTTATTTTTTGCTCTGCACCAGAAAGAATTATTTTGTATTATCATAATTTCATGATATAATTACTCCGCTACTTTTCACTAAACTCGCAACAGAGGGAGGTGGGTTTATGTTTAATTGGTTTGATTTTACACTTTCTATCACGGCAAGTATAGCTGCTTATTATATTTGCAAATGGCTAGATAGAATTTTTAGAAAGTAACTAGCCTTGAGATAAAAAAAGACAGGAATGGTGTACCGACCCCAAAAAGTTAGACCAAAAAATCTAACTTTTTGGAGGTCGGTATTTTTATGACTAAATATAATTTTGAATTTAAAAAGAAAGTCGTACTAGAGTATATAAATGAAAACATAAGCATAAGATCGTTAGCGAAAAAGTATGATATAAAATCTCATAATAATATTGAAATTTGGGTTGCCAAATATAAGAAATATGGAGATGATGGATTATATCGTTCAAGAAAAAATGAAGAATATCCTTTCGAAAAAAAGATATATGTTGTAGAATTATACTTAACAAGTGAACTCTCATACAATGACTTAGCTTTACAAGAAGGTATAAATAATCCAGCACTTATTTGTAACTGGGTTAATCGCTTTAGAGTAGCTGGTCCTGATGCATTGAGAGAGCGAAGGAAAGGTCGGAAAATCTTAATGGCTAAATCACCTAAAAAGTTAAGTAAGGAAACAACAAGTCAAACCACAAATGATAATATATCTAAAGAATATGTAAAAGAATTAGAAGATCAATTACTACAACTAAGGATAGAAAATGCATTTTTAAAAGAAGCGAGGAGACTGCGTTTAGCGGAAGAAGCAGAAATGAAAAGAAGGCGAGAATTATAAGCAGTCTCCGAGGAGAATTCATACTTAAAGACCTTCTTTTATATGCGAAAATGCCAAAAGCAACATATATGTACTGGCAGAAGAGATTCGATAGAGTTAATCCAGATAAAGAAATTGAAGAGAAAATATTAGAAATAAGAAAGAATAACAAAGATTATGGTTATAGACGTATATATGGTGCGTTACGTAATTTAGGATATATAATAAATAAAAAGAAAGTTCAAAGAATTATACAAAAATTAGACTTACAGGTTACATCATTCACTAGAAAAAGTAGAAAATACAATTCATATAAAGGGAAAATTGGAAAAACAGCTAAGAATAGAATTAGAAGACGATTCAATACTAATATTCCACATCAAAAAATCACTACAGACACAACTGAATTTAAATATTATGAAGTTAATGAGAGAGGTAAATTAGTAGTAAAGAAACTTTATTTAGATCCATTTATGGATATGTATAATGGTGAGATAATAAGCTATAGTATAAGTGAGAGCCCATCAGCTAAAAATATAATGGATGCGCTAGAAAAAGCTATTAAAGTCACAGCTAAATCCCCTTATAGGAGAACTTTCCACTCTGATCAAGGATGGGCTTATCAAATGAAGGCATACTCGAAAAGGTTAAAAGAAGAACGTATTTACCAAAGTATGTCTAGAAAAGCAAATTGTTTGGATAATTCGATAATGGAGAATTTCTTCGGAATATTAAAACAAGAGATATACTATGGAACAACATATAATAGTTATAGGGAACTGAAATTAGCTATTGAAAAATATATAAAATACTATAATGAAGAGAGAATAAAAGAGAAACTAGGATGGTTAAGTCCTAAGCAATATAGAATAAAACATATGACTGTATAAATATAAAAAAGATAGCGTAACAGTCATTATAACTATTACGCTATCCTAAGTCTAACTTTTTGGGGTCAGATCATGGTACTCCTGTCTTTTTTGTTTATGTTTAATTTGTTTGATTTGCTTATACATCAATTTTAAACTAATACTTTCTTTTTGTCAATTCCATTATCTAGATTACAAAAAATAATTTTTCACATCGACATCTTTTCAAAAACATCCATATTTTCTAAATAATACTTTTTTGATTTATCGTAACTTCATTATACAGGAATTTACTCTTCTTTTTTTATCCCACATCTATTGTGTTACTAAAAGAATTACAACCATTAAATATCCTCTTATATTCTACGAATATAAAAAATATGCTATAATAAAAATATTAAAGCGAGAGTGTAATAACTCAGTAATGTCTTAATATCTTAGTTGAAAACATAACTTACTAATACGATCTCAAAAGAATTAGTATCTTTCCTTAATATCATAAAGATACATATTCTATTGAGATAGATAAAAATACTATCCCATTTATTTTTATAAAAATTGGATTGTAGTTAGATAATTAGAAAAAATTTAACTATATATAATATCAAACAAGACTATAAAAGTTATTTATAGTTTACTTAAGAAAATATTTAATTAAAATATTAAATAAAATGAGAAAATTAAACAGTATAAAGGTATTGATGATATACTTATTGTTGTGAATAAAGGAGTGGTTGAAATGCTTGGATTGCTATTAGATAATATTGCATCACTTGGAACTGCTAAAGCCCAAAAACTTTTGATTTCAGCTGGTAATAGTGCACTGAAAAATTATAAAGACGCCCTCACATGGAAAAAAACAATTGTAGAGACAGGCGAATTTTTCATTAAAAATGAGAATGACCAAAGTTTGTTTTTTGATGACTTGAAGATAGTACTATCAGAAGAAAACTTATCAAAGATTGCAGAGGATTTAAATACTGAAGATGGTTACGATTTACAGCATAAACTATATACATCTTTTATGCAGCTTATGTATAAGTACGAAATTCCACACGAAATTGCTGAATCTTATACTAACAAAATTATGTACACGGTACTAGAGCAGTTAAGATATATAAACCCTCAGAAATATGAACATTATTTTCTTAACGACTGGAGAGCAGAGCAGAAAAAACTTTTTTCAGAGTTGACGAATCGCATTGACAAGATGTCAAGGGAACTTGTAATTTATAATCGTGAGCAAATTAAAATCTCATCTTCGGGAAAGATGGATATTGATCTTAGAAAAAGTACAGCTTACCCCTCTATTGGAATTGAATTTTTCATTATCGACGATGAGCATTTCCAAAATAAATTTGTGAATTTAAGATATAACGAATTAGTATTCATAAGCGGTCGCAACAAAGAAGAAACTATTTTTTGTATTCTTAATGAATTATGGAGACTTAATGATAGACGACCTATCTATATAGTGAAAAATTTGGAATCGTGGAAAAAACTTCAATCAACAGGGACTAAAGGGAATATTTATATTCCTTCGTTTTATGCTGACGAGATAGCAGCAATTGAAAACAATACTAATATTTTCGTAATGGATGAAAATACTCCAGTATTTGGTAAAAGTGTTTTGAAGTTACGCCCAAGGACGCGTGATACATTATTAAAATGCTTACACACCGCAGGGTTAGAATCTAGCAAAGCCTATTCTTTATTATCTGATACAAATGGATTATATAGCCAAATGAAAAAGCAGATGTTTAAAGGAGAATATTTAAAAAAACCTACTTGGATAACTGGAATAAGTGAAAAAGCAA
This is a stretch of genomic DNA from Gemella haemolysans. It encodes these proteins:
- a CDS encoding helix-turn-helix domain-containing protein; its protein translation is MTKYNFEFKKKVVLEYINENISIRSLAKKYDIKSHNNIEIWVAKYKKYGDDGLYRSRKNEEYPFEKKIYVVELYLTSELSYNDLALQEGINNPALICNWVNRFRVAGPDALRERRKGRKILMAKSPKKLSKETTSQTTNDNISKEYVKELEDQLLQLRIENAFLKEARRLRLAEEAEMKRRREL
- the yidC gene encoding membrane protein insertase YidC; protein product: MKKYLLYAYILTLTTMLFGCSAQDSDGFFYNTFTKNMDVFLAYINNYIGVWGISIIIITLIVKGIILPFMLKNYKKQRISSMNMERAKPELDIVQEKIKQLRESEKRVFSNDERMKIRMEQAELQREIFKIYKKYDCSPAIFGNLIPILIQAPFVTGLYFTLQNPIYSKDILNSSFLSISLGEKSYIILILVFIVYMVVGKISQSMMQANPMAQTNPEAERMQNMSKNMVWITPIMLTFITYTSIAAIGIYFIVSGILVIFQISLGRKLYPPYIPKLTTIKSKKVTKNKLVKR
- a CDS encoding IS3 family transposase, with product MFKRSEETAFSGRSRNEKKARIISSLRGEFILKDLLLYAKMPKATYMYWQKRFDRVNPDKEIEEKILEIRKNNKDYGYRRIYGALRNLGYIINKKKVQRIIQKLDLQVTSFTRKSRKYNSYKGKIGKTAKNRIRRRFNTNIPHQKITTDTTEFKYYEVNERGKLVVKKLYLDPFMDMYNGEIISYSISESPSAKNIMDALEKAIKVTAKSPYRRTFHSDQGWAYQMKAYSKRLKEERIYQSMSRKANCLDNSIMENFFGILKQEIYYGTTYNSYRELKLAIEKYIKYYNEERIKEKLGWLSPKQYRIKHMTV